Genomic window (Mycolicibacterium smegmatis):
CCGTGCCCACCCTGACCCCACAGGAATCGGTGCGGGACATCTCGCGGTTGGTCGCACTGGCCGGGCCCGCGGTGCTGGCCCTCGACCAGATCGACACGCTGTTGGCGCAGTCCATCGAGCGGACCGCCGATCGTGTGTCCGGCGAGAACTCCGAGCCCGCGAGCCTGGACAACCGCGACCTCGAGCACGTGGCCCACGGGCTGATGTCGGTGCGCCAGACCATGCGCCGGACGGTGTCGGTGGTCGCGTGTCTGCCCGCGGCGTGGGAGGCCATCGAGAACCGGGCTACCGCGAGTGTGCACGACCGGTTCCGCACCACGGCGCTGCTGCAGGGCCTGCCGACGCCCGATATCGGCCGCGCGATCCTGGAGCGCCGGTTCTCGGCGACCTACAGCGCCGTCGGGTTCAGCGCGCCGTACCCGAGTTGGCCGATCCTGCCGTCGGCGTTCGACGACGCGACGCAGTACACACCGCGGCAGTTGCTCAAGCGCGCCGACGCCCACGTCCGGCACTGCCTGGAGCACGACACCGTCGAGGAACTCACCCGGCTCACGGGCGAGGTGGACACGACGCACGGGCCCGGCCACGCAGGAGGCACGCGCACCGACACGTCCGAACTGGACCGCCGCTTCGCCGAGTACCGGAGTCGCGCGGTCACCGCGGCCGCGCTGGATCCCGACGGCGAGGACACCACGATGCCCGGCCTGCTCTCGGCCGCGCTGGAGGCCTGGATCACCGAACTCGGCGAGGTCGAGCAGACCTTCTGGCCGGACCCGCCTCCGGGCCAGCGCGTCGTCCTGCATGCACGACTGCGTCAGAGCCTGGACGCGGCGACCGACGACGAGCGGCACTGGGCGTTTCGCGCGGTCGCGTCCGGGAACGCCATCGCGGTGCAGAACCGCATCAGGAAGGCCTTGGAGGCAACAGGTCTCAACCCCGAGCGGCGCACGCTGTTCCTGCTGCGCAACACGCCGTGGCCGCGCGGCGCCAAGACGGCCGCGATGGTCGACGAGTTCACGGCGGCGGGCGGACGCGTGCTGCCCATGAGCGACGACGACATCCGCACCATGACCGCGCTGCGTGACCTCATCGACGACAACCACCCGGACCTGCCCGGGTGGCTGCGCCGGCGCAGGCCCGCGCACGCGATCGACCTGTTGCGCGCCGCGCTCGGTGACGTCGCCGGTGAGGCGCCGGACCTGGAGGCCACCGATCCTCGGATGCCCATCGAACTCCCCTCTGCGGGAAGCGAATTCGTGCCGCAACCTGATCCTGCCCCGGCAGTGGCGATCGAGCACTCCCCCACCGCGATCACACTCGGCGTGGACGCCACCGGCGGGCAACCGGTTTCGGTGGACCTGGCCGCATTGCGCAAGCACACCGCGATCTTCGCCGGCTCGGGCTCGGGCAAGACCGTGCTGATCCGGCGACTGGTCGAGGAATGCGCGTTGCGCGGGGTGTCGTCGATCGTGCTGGACCCCAACAACGATCTGTCCCGCCTGGGCAGCAGATGGCCCGAGTCGCCGCCCGGATGGAATCCCGCCGACGACGAACGCAGCGACGAGTACTTCGCCAACACCGAGGTGGTGGTGTGGACGCCGCGCCGGGCCACCGGGCGGCCTTTGTCGTTCCAGCCGCTGCCGGATTTCGCGAGCGTGCTCGACGACGACGATGAGTTCTCCGACGCCGTCGAATCGGCTGTCGCCGCGCTGGAGCCGCGGGCACTGATCGTCGGGAACACCGCGAAGGCCAACCGGTCGCGCGCGGTGCTGCGCGAGGCGCTGCGCTATTACGGCGCGTCGCGGTCGGTGACACTGAGCGGGTTCATCGACCTGCTGGGCGATCTGCCCGACGACGTCAGCGCACTGGGCAACGCCCGCGCGCTCGCGGCCGAACTCGGGCAGAACCTGCGCGCGGCGACCGTGAACGATCCGCTGTTCGGCGGCGCGGGCACCGCGGCCGATCCCGGCGTGCTGCTGACACCGTCTGCCGGCTACCGCGCGCGGGTTTCGGTGATCAGCATGGTGGGGCTGACCAACGAACAGCAGCGCGAGGGGTTCGTCAACCAACTCCAGATGGCGTTGTTCGCATGGATCAAACGCAATCCGGCAGGCAACCGGCCGCTGGGCGGGCTTCTGGTGATGGACGAGGCGCAGAACTTCGCGCCGTCCAGCCACACCACCGCCTCCACGCACAGCACGCTCGCGCTGTCGTCGCAGGCCCGCAAGTACGGCCTGGGCCTGGTGTTCGCGACACAGTCGCCGCGCGGGCTGCACAACCACATCCCCGGCAACGCCGCGACGCAGTTCTACGGGCTGCTGAACTCACCGGCACAGATCGCGGTCGCCAGGGAGATGGCGCGCGTCAAGGGCGGCCTGGTGCCGGACATCAGCAGGCTGCGCTCGGGACAGTTTTATCTGGCGTTGGAGGGCAACGCCTTCCACAAGATCCAGACACCGTGGTGCCTGTCGCACCACCCGCCGAGCCCGCCGACCACCGACGAGGTGCTGAGGTTGGCGCAGCAGCGCGAACCCGCAGCACCCTGACCCGAAAAAAGAGGCCGGCCACCGAGGTTCGGTGACCGGCCCCTTGTGCGTAGATCAGGGCTGGGTCTGCCCCGGGATGCCCTCGTAGGCGATGTCGCCCGTCTTGAGGTTCTGCTGTGTGAGCTCCACCAGACCGTCGAGGAACTTCTGGCGCTCGGTCACCACGTGCTCGATCGCGACGTCGACGTTGTCCTTGGTGATCGCGGGCATGACGTAGACCGGATCGGTCTTGACATCCTCGCCCTTCACCAGCGCGTCGGCGACCGCGAGCCCCGCCGACAGTTCGACGGTGCCGTTCTGCAGTGACGTGCCGATGAAATCACCGCTCTTGACGGCGTTCAGACCGTCCTCGATGCCGTCGATCCCGACGATCGGCACGCCCGTGCGGCCGGCTTCCTTGAGCGCCTGCAGCGCACCGAGACCCATGTCGTCGTTCTGCGCGACCACGCCGTCGATCTGCGGGCCGAACGACGAGATCCAGTTCTTCATCTTGTTGACGGCCTCGTCGCGCTTCCAGTTCGCGGTGTCCTTGGCCAGCACCTTGATGTCGGGATACTTGGCGAGCACCTGGTCGATGCCCTTGCCGCGGTTGATCTCTCCGGAGCCGCCGAGTGGGCCCTGCAGGATCACGATGTTGCCCTTGCCGCCGAGGCGGTCGGCCATCATCTGCATCTCCTGCGCACCGGCCGCCACGTCGTCCGGTTGCACGTTGCCGGCCAGGTCGGGAGTCTCCAGCGCGGCGTTGACCGCGAGCAGCGGGATGCCCTTGGACTTGGCCGAGGCGACCTGCGGGCCGAGCGAATCCGCCTGCACCGGAACGACGATGATGGCGTCCACGCCCTGGTTGATCAGCGAGTCGACCTGGCTGGCCTGGGTGGACACGTCGTTGTTGGCCGAGTTCCACACCAGCTCGATGTTGTTGGCCTTGGCGTAGGTGTCCATCCCCTCCTTGCCCTCGGTGATGAACGAGCTCATGTCGTACACCGTGACGCCGATGCGCTTGGTGTCGCTGTTGGCCGCGGTGTCGCCCGCGCCGCACGCGGTCAGGCCCAGTCCGACGGCCCCGGCGGCGGCAATCGCGCCGATCTTCGACGTGATGTTCATGAATGCCTTTCTACTTGTGGCGGGGGATCAGGGATCAGGGCTGCTTCTGGCCGGGGATGCCCTCGTAGGCGATGTCGCCGGTTTCGAGGTTCTTGTTGATCAGCTCGGTGAGGCCGTCGAGGAACTGCTGACGCTCGGTGACCACGTGCTCGATCGCGACGTCGACGTTGTCCTTGGTGATCGCGGGCATGATGTACACGGGCTCTTTGTTGACCGGTTCGCCCTTGGCGAGGCGGTTGGCCACCGCGAGACCGGCCGCGAGTTCGACGGTGCCGTTCTGCAGTGAGGTGCCGATGAAATCACCGCTCTTGACGGCGTTCAGACCGTCCTCGATGCCGTCGATGCCGACGATCGGCACGCCTGTGCGGCCGGACTCCTTGAGCGCCTGCAGCGCACCGAGACCCATGTCGTCGTTCTGCGCCACCACACCGTCGATCTGCGGCCCGAAGCCCGAGATCCAGTTCTTCATCTTGTTGACGGCCTCGTCGCGCTTCCAGTTCGCAGTGTCCTTGGCCAGCACCTTGATGTCCGGATACTTGGCCAGGACCTGCTCGATGCCCTTGCTGCGGTCCAGTTCACCGGACTGCCCCAGCGGACCCTGCAGGATCACGATGTTGCCCTTGCCGCCGAGGCGGTCAGCCATCATCTGCATCTCCTGCGCGCCTGCGGCCACATCGTCGGGCTGGACGTTGCCCGCGATGTCCTTGCTGTCGAGCGCGGCGTTGACCGGGACCAGCGGGATGCCCTTGGCCTTGGCCGAGGCGACCTGCGGCGCGAGCGAATCCGCCTGCACGGGAACGACGATGATCGCGTCCACGCCCTGGTTGATCATGGAGTCGACCTGGCTGGCCTGCGTCGAGACGTCGAGATTGGCCGAGTTCCAGATCAACTCGATGTTGTTGTCCTTGGCGTAGGCGTCCATCCCCTCCTTGCCTGCGGTGATGAACGAGCTCATGTCGTACACCGTCACGCCGATGCGCGTGGTGTCACTGTTCGCGGCGGGGTCACCCGCACCGCAAGCCGTCAGACCCAGCCCCAGCGCGGTTGCCGAGGCGATCGCGAACGCCGTTGTCCCCAGTCTCATCTGCCTTCTCTTTCAGTTGTTGTGGATGTGTCGTGGTGCCGTCAAGTTCGTCGCCGGGACGACCACACGTCGACCGCGACCGCGGCGACGATCAGCACGCCCTTGATGACGTCCTGCCAATAGGCCGGGACCACCAGGATGTCCAGGCCGTTGTTGAGGGTCTGGATCATCAGCAGACCCAACGCGGTACCCCAGATGGTTCCGCGGCCGCCCATGAGGCTCGCGCCACCGATCACGACGGCCGCGATGGCGTCGAGTTCGTAACCCTGGCCGAGGTTGGGCGGACCGGAGATGACGCGCGACGCCAGCATGACGCCCGACAGACCGGCCAGCAGACCCGAGAACGCGTAAACGCTGAACAGCACGTTCTTGGCGTTGATACCGGCGATCTCGGCGGCGTGGCGGTTGCCGCCGACGGCGTAGACCCGCATGCCGTAGGTGGTGCGCTTCATGATGATCGCGAGCGCGATGATGCCGATGATCATCAGCAGCACCGGGATCTGCAGACCCAGGATCTTGGTGTTGGCGATCGACCCGAACTCCGGCGGCAGGCCGTTGATCGGTGCGCCGCCGCCGATCACATACGCCAGACCAGACCCCGCGGTGAGCGTGCCCAGGGTGGCGATGAACGGCGGGACATTGATGCGCGACACCAGGAATCCGTTGACGCAGCCCACCGCGAGACCGACCAGCATCGACACCAGCACGGTCAGCCACACCTGGCCGGGGTTGGCCTTCGCGGTGGCCGCGCCCGCCATGGCCGACACCGCGATGACGCTGCCGACCGACAGGTCGATGCCGCCGGTCAGGATGACCAGCGTCTGCCCCAGCGCGATGAGCGCGAAAGGTGCTGCGGCGACGAGGATCGTCACCAGGTTGTCCGGGGTGGCGAACCGGGCGCTGCGGTAGCTGAAGTACGCGATGACCAGCAGCATCACGATCACCATCGAGTAGCGCACCGCGATGCCCGTGGCCCAGGCCCGGGAGAACAGCTTGACGGGTTCGCCCGTGGTCGGTGAGGTGACGGTGGCGGAGGAATCCGGCACGGCGTCGTCGGGTTTCAATTCGGTGGTCACGATGTGATCTCCTGGCTTGTCTGGTCACTTCTGGCGTCCAGTGCGGTGGCCAACCGGAACACCGACTCTTGGACCTCGGGATGGTCGAGCGCTTCTCGGTCGAGTTCGCCGACAAACGCGCCGCCGCGCATGACGAAGGCGCGATGGGACAGGCCGACGACCTCCGGCATGTCCGAGGACGCCATCACCACGGCCATCCCCTGCGCGGCGAATTCGGTGATGATGCGGTAGATCTCGCTGCGGGCGCCGACGTCGACGCCGCGTGTGGGCTCGTCGAGCAGCAGGACGTTGACCTTGCCGGTCAGCCACCGCGCGAGCACCACCTTCTGCTGGTTGCCGCCGGAGAGCGTGCCGACCTCCTGGCCGAGCCCGCGGCTGCGCAGCCGCACCGACGACATCACCTCCGACACGGCCTGCGTGCGGGACTTGCCCCGCAGCCAGCCCGCGATGGAGAACGAGGACAGCCGCGGCAGCGTGCCGTTGTCCAGGACGCTCATCGACAGCACCGCACCGGACAGCTTGCGGTCCTCGGGCACCATCGCCATGCCCGCGGTGATCGCGGCCGCGGGCTGGTTGCGTTTGACGCTGCGCCCGCGCACCACCACGTCACCCGCGGTGCTGCGGCGGGCGCCGAAGATGGCCTCCAGCAACTCGGTTCGCCCGGCGCCGACCAGCCCGGCCAGACCGACGATCTCACCGGCGCGCACCGAGAAGGACACCGGTTCCGAGGCGCCCTCGACCTGAAGGTCGCGCACCTCGAGCACGGTCTCGTCGGCGGGTTCGGGACGGTCCGGGAACAGCGCCTCGAGTTCGCGGCCGATCATCGCGGTGACGATGTCGTCGTCGGACACGTCGTCGATCGGTTTGTCGAGGATCAACCCGCCGTCGCGCAGCACCACGACACGGTCGGCGATCGCGCGGATCTCGGCCATCTTGTGCGTGGTGTAGACCATCGCGACACCGTGGTCGCGCAGCCTACGCACGATCTTGTACAGGCCCTCCACCTCGCGCTCGGAGATCGCCGAGGTCGGCTCGTCGAGCATCACCACCTGGGCGCCGGTGCGGGCGGCCTTGACGATCTCGACTATCTGGCGCAGGCCCACGGGCAGGCTGCCCATGCGGGCGGTCGGCGAGATGCCGACGTCGAAGACCGCGAGGGTCTCCTTGGCCTCGGCGATCATCGCGCGCCGGTTGAGGAACGGTCCGCGCTTGAGTTCACGTCCGACGAACAGGTTCTCGTAGACGGTCATGTCCTCGATGGACGCGAGTTCCTGCGGCACGATCGCCACACCGTGCCGGACGGCGTCGCGCGTGTTGCCCGGGGTGAGGGTGGCGCCCTTGACCGACACCTCACCCTGGTCGGCGTTGTACTGACCCGAGATGATCTTCATCAGCGTGGACTTGCCTGCGCCGTTCTCGCCGGCCAGCGCGGTGACCGTACCGGGCTCGAGTTGCAGGCTGATGCCCTTGAGCACCGGCACACCGCCGAAACTCTTGTGGATGTCGGTGCATTCGAGCAGAGCGTTGGGACTCATGACGGGTTTCCCATCGATACCAGGACTTTCACGTTCTCACCGTCGGCCGAGGCCGCGAATGCCTCGTCGGTGTGGTCGAATTCGTATTCGGCGCTGATGATCTCGTCGACCGGCACCGCGCCCGATGCGAGCATGTCGATGGCGGCGGCGAAATCGTCGCGAACGTACATCAGGTTGCCGATGAGTGCGATCTCGCGGTCCTGGATCAACCCGAGCGGCACGGGTGTGGCGCCTTCGGCGACCCCGACGATCATCACCGCACCGCCCTTGTCCACCAGGTCGACCGCCTGGGCCACCGAGCTCTCGCGCGCCACGCAGTCGATCACCACCGCGGCCGGACCGCCGAGCAGATCGAGCGCGGTCGCGACCGCGTCGGGGGCTGCGGGATCGAAAGTGCCGACGGCGCCGAGCCGTTCGGCGCGTACCCGTTTGGACTCCAGCAGATCGGCCACCACGACCCGCGCGCCCGCGTGGCGGGCGGCCAGCAGCGCGAACAGGCCGATGGGTCCGGCGCCGATCACGACGACCGGGCGGTCCGTGAGATCACCGACGACCTGCTCGGCGCGGCGCACGGTGTGCACCGGGGTGGCCAGCGGTTCGATGAGGATCGCGTGGCGGTCGTCGAGGGCGTCGTCGAGTCGTACGAGCCGGTCGGCGCCGATGACGAACGAGTCAGCGAGCGCGCCCGGGGTCTGGCAGCCGAACACCCGCAGTTCGCGGCAGATGTTGTAGCGCCCGTCGCGGCACTGTGCGCACGCACCGCACGCCAGGTTGGGTTCGACGGCCACGCGTGCGCCCAGCCAGGAGTCGTCGACTCCCGCACCGAGCATCTCCACCACGCCGACGGCCTCGTGTCCGGGCCGGTACGGCAGGTCGATGAACGGGTGGTGTCCGCACGCGGCGTGCAGATCGGATCCGCAGATGCCAACCAGCACGGTGCGCACCCGCACCTCGCCGGGGCCCGGCTCCGGTTGCGGCACGGTCTCGATCGCGATGTCGTCGAGCGCGCTGACGACGACCCTTCTGATCTCGGTTCCTACCATGCGGTGTATCCGCCGTCCGCGACGAGCACCGAGCCGGTGATGAAGGAGGCCGCGTCGCTGGCCAGGAACACCACGCTGGGCGCGATCTCCTCGGGCACCGCGTAGCGCAGCTGCGGGGTGTCGTCGATCCAGTACCGCTTGAACTCCGGCCGGTCAACCGGGGCCATGTCGGTCTTCACGTATCCGGGAGCCAGCGCGTTGACCCGGATTCCCAACGGGGCCCACTCGGCGGCAAGGGATTTCGTGAGGTGGTGCACCGCGGCCTTGGAGGCGTTGTACGCGGGCTGCATCTGGGGGCGGTTGACGATGATGCCCGACATCGAGCCGATGTTGACCACCGAGCCGCTGCCGCGCTCACGCATGTGCGCACCGACGGCGAGCGAACACGCCCACAGCGCCTTGACGTTGAGGTCGAACACGTCGTCCCACTGCTCTTCGGTGACCGTCCAGGACTCACCGTGGTGGCACGTGCCCGCGTTGTTGACCAGGATGTCGATGTGACTGAGCGCGTCGATGGCCTCGGCCGTCATGCGCTCGACGTCCTCGGCCCTGGTGATGTCGGCCGTGATCGCGTGCAGTTGGTGTCCGGCCGCGGCGGCCTCGGCCGCGGTCTTCTCGTTGCGTTCGGCGTTGCGGCCCGAGAAGGCCACACGGGCACCGGCCTGTGCGAGTGCGATCGCGAAAGCCTTGCCCAGGCCCTGGTTTCCGCCGGTCACCAGCGCAGTGCGCCCGCTCAGATCGAATGCCGAACGCACATCCATAGCGGTGCTCCCCTTCGCTTCGGCCGTCACTCGGGCACCACGATCGACTTGAGGCTCGCGGGGTCGCTGTCGCTGTCGAGGGCCTCGGCGACATGGTCGAGGTCGTAGCGACCGGTCACCAGCGCGTCGAGATCGACAGCACCAGAACTCACGAGATGGATTGCCGCAGGCCACGTGTCGGTGTACCGGAACACGCCGGTCACGTTGATCTCCATGTTCTGGATGTAGCCGACGGGCAGCGTCACGTCGTCGGCGCCCATGCCGACCAGCACGACGTTGCCCGCGGGGCCGACGGCCTTGATGCCGGACACCACGGCAGGCGCGGCGCCGCTGGCATCGACGAACGCGTCGACCTTGGGGTCGAGTGCGGCGACGTCATCGACCGCGGGATCGAGCACCTCGGTGGCCCCGAACCGCAGGACCCGCTCGCGGCGTTCGGCCACCAGATCGGTCACCACGATGCGCGCGGCACCGAACGCGCGCGCGGTCTGCGCGCAGATCACGCCGATGGGCCCGGCGCCTGCGATGAGGATCGACGAACCTGGTACGACGCCGGCCTTGCGCATGGTCGCGATGGCCACCGACAGCGGTTCGAGCAGCGCCGCGGCGTCGTCGGAGATGGAGTCCGGCACGGCATGGGCCATGTCGTCGTCGATGGTGACGTAGCGGCAGAACGCCCCGTCGATCGGCGGGGTGGCATAGAACTTGATCTCGGGGCACAGGTTGTAGCGGCCGGCCTTGCACTGCTCGCAGCGCCGGCACGGGTGCTGCGGTTCGACCGCGACGCGCTGTCCGACCCGTGCGGGGTCGACGCCCTCACCGACCGCCGCGATCCGTCCCGACAACTCGTGGCCCAGGATCATCGGCTCGTTGACCACGAAGTCGCCGATACGACCGTGCCGGTAGTAGTGCACGTCGGAACCGCACACCCCGACGGCCGCGACCTCGACGAGCACCTCGTGCGGGCCCGGGGTCGGCACCGGCCGGTCCTCCACCACCACCGTGCCCACCGAGGTAAGCACGCTGGCGCGCATGGTGCCGCGGGCATCGGCTGCGACGGCGTTCATCTCGTTTCCTTTCCGGGGCGCGACCGGCGGTCTGCAGGCATGCATGGCCGTCGCGTCCGAGTTGCTCATCTGTTAGCGCGAAATCTCATTTGATGCTTGTGATGTGGATCATGCAATGCTCTATGCTCATGTGTCAACGCGTCTGCACATATGTGCAGAACGTCGGTGCAGAGCGGCCGGACAGAAGGGAGATGCGGCATGGGACCCGATGAGCTGTTCCAACGCGCGGTGATCGCGCGCCGCTACTACCTCGAAGGACGAACCCGCGTCCAGATCGCCGAGGAATTCGGCATCTCCCGGTTCAAGGTCGCCCGCATGCTCGACGAAGCACTCGGCTCCGGCATGGTCGAGATCAAGATCCACAACCCGGGATCCATCGACGTCGAGCTGTCCACCGCGCTGCAGCGGCGCTACGGGCTACAGCACGCGTACGCCGTGATGACCAGCCCCGACAGCGATCCGCGCGGCACCGACACCGTCGGCGCCGACGACCGCGTCGCCTCGGTCGCCAAGGCCATGGCCGAGCTGCTGCAGTCGATCCTGCGCGACGGCGACGTGATCGGCGTGGACTGCGGCCGCACCCTGGCGCACATCGCCGACCACATCACCGAACTCCCGCACTGCGACGTCGTCCAGCTCACCGGTATGGCAGGCGCGATCACGCACAACGGCGTCGACCTGGTGCGCCGGATCAGCGAGGTCAGCGGCGGGCAGACCTGGCCGCTGTATGCCCCGCTGGTGGTGTCGGACGCCCGCACGGCCGCGAGCCTGGCGAGCAGCCAGCAGATCCAGGACACCATCGCGCAGCACGCGAAGGTCACGTGCGCGATCGTCTCGGTCGGCGCCTGGGTCGAGGGCGCCTCGCAGGTGTACAGCTCGCTGACCACCACCGAGGTGGAGGCCCTGGAGGCCGCGGGCGTGTGCGCCGAATCGTGCGCGCTGCTGCTCGACGCCGAAGGCAACCGCCTGCCCGGGCTCGACGACCGCCGGATGGGCATCGACGAGGCCACACTGCGGGAGATCCCGACCGTCATCGCGATCGCCACCGGCCCGGAGAAGATCGCGGCGACACGCGCGGTGCTGCGCTCGGGAATGGTCTCATCACTGGTCACCGACGTCGAGATCGCCGCCGCGGTGCTCGACGACAACGCAAACGAGGAAGGCGCAAAGCGAACATGACTCAGGCACAAGAGCTCTCGGTCGACTTCGACTTCAGGCTCGACGGCAAGGTGGCGCTGGTGACCGGCGCCGCGTCCGGGATCGGCGCCGCGATCGCCTCGGCGTATGCCACCAAGGGCGCCCGCATCGCCGCGGTCGATCTCAACGCCGAGGGTGCCGAGGCGCTCGCCGCCCAACTGGGTGGCGACCGCGGTGCGCATCGTGGCTTCGCGTGCGACGTCGCCGACGCGGCATCGGTGCAGGCCGCCGCCGACGCCGTCGCCGCGGAGTTCGGCCGCATCGACATCCTGGTGAACAGTGCCGGTGTCGCCCGTCTGGCGCCGGCCGAGGAACTGTCCCTTCAGGATTGGGACAGCACGCTCGCGATCAACCTCAGCGGCACGTTCCTGATGTGCCAGGCCGTGGGCAAACGGATGCTCGAGGCCGGCGGCGGCGCCATCGTCAACATGGCGTCACAGGCCGCGACGGTCGCCCTGGATCAGCACGTGGCGTACTGCGCGTCGAAGTTCGGCGTGGTCGGCGT
Coding sequences:
- a CDS encoding helicase HerA domain-containing protein, which codes for MQQHEREALSALRLTWAPTADDLWHSQGALHVPGLHERAMTDVLAAFDDAARETDSSPLGVVVRGPAGSGKTHLLGQVRERVQTAGGFFFLVELLDATSFWQSARAGILESLGRPGGERETQLKDLLWELASIAHISRANRRAIIGDDDLTPEILTDFVTALHKARRQTVKRAHHTLRALVLLGAADLDLQDIGEAFLVGNVGTLGATDGSEAELAAWGLPVPTLTPQESVRDISRLVALAGPAVLALDQIDTLLAQSIERTADRVSGENSEPASLDNRDLEHVAHGLMSVRQTMRRTVSVVACLPAAWEAIENRATASVHDRFRTTALLQGLPTPDIGRAILERRFSATYSAVGFSAPYPSWPILPSAFDDATQYTPRQLLKRADAHVRHCLEHDTVEELTRLTGEVDTTHGPGHAGGTRTDTSELDRRFAEYRSRAVTAAALDPDGEDTTMPGLLSAALEAWITELGEVEQTFWPDPPPGQRVVLHARLRQSLDAATDDERHWAFRAVASGNAIAVQNRIRKALEATGLNPERRTLFLLRNTPWPRGAKTAAMVDEFTAAGGRVLPMSDDDIRTMTALRDLIDDNHPDLPGWLRRRRPAHAIDLLRAALGDVAGEAPDLEATDPRMPIELPSAGSEFVPQPDPAPAVAIEHSPTAITLGVDATGGQPVSVDLAALRKHTAIFAGSGSGKTVLIRRLVEECALRGVSSIVLDPNNDLSRLGSRWPESPPGWNPADDERSDEYFANTEVVVWTPRRATGRPLSFQPLPDFASVLDDDDEFSDAVESAVAALEPRALIVGNTAKANRSRAVLREALRYYGASRSVTLSGFIDLLGDLPDDVSALGNARALAAELGQNLRAATVNDPLFGGAGTAADPGVLLTPSAGYRARVSVISMVGLTNEQQREGFVNQLQMALFAWIKRNPAGNRPLGGLLVMDEAQNFAPSSHTTASTHSTLALSSQARKYGLGLVFATQSPRGLHNHIPGNAATQFYGLLNSPAQIAVAREMARVKGGLVPDISRLRSGQFYLALEGNAFHKIQTPWCLSHHPPSPPTTDEVLRLAQQREPAAP
- the xypA gene encoding sugar ABC transporter xylitol/L-sorbitol-binding protein XypA, which codes for MNITSKIGAIAAAGAVGLGLTACGAGDTAANSDTKRIGVTVYDMSSFITEGKEGMDTYAKANNIELVWNSANNDVSTQASQVDSLINQGVDAIIVVPVQADSLGPQVASAKSKGIPLLAVNAALETPDLAGNVQPDDVAAGAQEMQMMADRLGGKGNIVILQGPLGGSGEINRGKGIDQVLAKYPDIKVLAKDTANWKRDEAVNKMKNWISSFGPQIDGVVAQNDDMGLGALQALKEAGRTGVPIVGIDGIEDGLNAVKSGDFIGTSLQNGTVELSAGLAVADALVKGEDVKTDPVYVMPAITKDNVDVAIEHVVTERQKFLDGLVELTQQNLKTGDIAYEGIPGQTQP
- the thpA gene encoding sugar ABC transporter xylitol/D-threitol-binding protein ThpA — protein: MRLGTTAFAIASATALGLGLTACGAGDPAANSDTTRIGVTVYDMSSFITAGKEGMDAYAKDNNIELIWNSANLDVSTQASQVDSMINQGVDAIIVVPVQADSLAPQVASAKAKGIPLVPVNAALDSKDIAGNVQPDDVAAGAQEMQMMADRLGGKGNIVILQGPLGQSGELDRSKGIEQVLAKYPDIKVLAKDTANWKRDEAVNKMKNWISGFGPQIDGVVAQNDDMGLGALQALKESGRTGVPIVGIDGIEDGLNAVKSGDFIGTSLQNGTVELAAGLAVANRLAKGEPVNKEPVYIMPAITKDNVDVAIEHVVTERQQFLDGLTELINKNLETGDIAYEGIPGQKQP
- a CDS encoding ABC transporter permease: MTTELKPDDAVPDSSATVTSPTTGEPVKLFSRAWATGIAVRYSMVIVMLLVIAYFSYRSARFATPDNLVTILVAAAPFALIALGQTLVILTGGIDLSVGSVIAVSAMAGAATAKANPGQVWLTVLVSMLVGLAVGCVNGFLVSRINVPPFIATLGTLTAGSGLAYVIGGGAPINGLPPEFGSIANTKILGLQIPVLLMIIGIIALAIIMKRTTYGMRVYAVGGNRHAAEIAGINAKNVLFSVYAFSGLLAGLSGVMLASRVISGPPNLGQGYELDAIAAVVIGGASLMGGRGTIWGTALGLLMIQTLNNGLDILVVPAYWQDVIKGVLIVAAVAVDVWSSRRRT
- a CDS encoding sugar ABC transporter ATP-binding protein, with amino-acid sequence MSPNALLECTDIHKSFGGVPVLKGISLQLEPGTVTALAGENGAGKSTLMKIISGQYNADQGEVSVKGATLTPGNTRDAVRHGVAIVPQELASIEDMTVYENLFVGRELKRGPFLNRRAMIAEAKETLAVFDVGISPTARMGSLPVGLRQIVEIVKAARTGAQVVMLDEPTSAISEREVEGLYKIVRRLRDHGVAMVYTTHKMAEIRAIADRVVVLRDGGLILDKPIDDVSDDDIVTAMIGRELEALFPDRPEPADETVLEVRDLQVEGASEPVSFSVRAGEIVGLAGLVGAGRTELLEAIFGARRSTAGDVVVRGRSVKRNQPAAAITAGMAMVPEDRKLSGAVLSMSVLDNGTLPRLSSFSIAGWLRGKSRTQAVSEVMSSVRLRSRGLGQEVGTLSGGNQQKVVLARWLTGKVNVLLLDEPTRGVDVGARSEIYRIITEFAAQGMAVVMASSDMPEVVGLSHRAFVMRGGAFVGELDREALDHPEVQESVFRLATALDARSDQTSQEITS
- a CDS encoding zinc-dependent alcohol dehydrogenase, which gives rise to MVGTEIRRVVVSALDDIAIETVPQPEPGPGEVRVRTVLVGICGSDLHAACGHHPFIDLPYRPGHEAVGVVEMLGAGVDDSWLGARVAVEPNLACGACAQCRDGRYNICRELRVFGCQTPGALADSFVIGADRLVRLDDALDDRHAILIEPLATPVHTVRRAEQVVGDLTDRPVVVIGAGPIGLFALLAARHAGARVVVADLLESKRVRAERLGAVGTFDPAAPDAVATALDLLGGPAAVVIDCVARESSVAQAVDLVDKGGAVMIVGVAEGATPVPLGLIQDREIALIGNLMYVRDDFAAAIDMLASGAVPVDEIISAEYEFDHTDEAFAASADGENVKVLVSMGNPS
- a CDS encoding SDR family NAD(P)-dependent oxidoreductase — encoded protein: MDVRSAFDLSGRTALVTGGNQGLGKAFAIALAQAGARVAFSGRNAERNEKTAAEAAAAGHQLHAITADITRAEDVERMTAEAIDALSHIDILVNNAGTCHHGESWTVTEEQWDDVFDLNVKALWACSLAVGAHMRERGSGSVVNIGSMSGIIVNRPQMQPAYNASKAAVHHLTKSLAAEWAPLGIRVNALAPGYVKTDMAPVDRPEFKRYWIDDTPQLRYAVPEEIAPSVVFLASDAASFITGSVLVADGGYTAW
- a CDS encoding NAD(P)-dependent alcohol dehydrogenase, translating into MNAVAADARGTMRASVLTSVGTVVVEDRPVPTPGPHEVLVEVAAVGVCGSDVHYYRHGRIGDFVVNEPMILGHELSGRIAAVGEGVDPARVGQRVAVEPQHPCRRCEQCKAGRYNLCPEIKFYATPPIDGAFCRYVTIDDDMAHAVPDSISDDAAALLEPLSVAIATMRKAGVVPGSSILIAGAGPIGVICAQTARAFGAARIVVTDLVAERRERVLRFGATEVLDPAVDDVAALDPKVDAFVDASGAAPAVVSGIKAVGPAGNVVLVGMGADDVTLPVGYIQNMEINVTGVFRYTDTWPAAIHLVSSGAVDLDALVTGRYDLDHVAEALDSDSDPASLKSIVVPE